The sequence AATCAGACCTAGTCCGGTCAGACCTAGTCCGGTCAGACCTAGTCCAGTCAGATCCAGTCCGGTCAGATCTACTCCAATCAAACCTAGTCCGGTCAGATCTACTCCAATCAGACCTAGTCCGGTCAGACCTAGTCCGGTCAGATCCAGTCCGGTCAGACCCAGTCCGGTCAGATCCAGTCCGGTCAGACCCAGTCCGGTCAGATCTAGTCTAGTCAGATCCAGTCCGGTCAGACCCAGTCCGGTCAGATCCAGTCCGGTCAGATCCAGTCCGGTCAGATCCAGTCCGGTCAGATCCAGTCCGGTCAGACCCAGTCCGGTCAGATCCAGTCCGGTCAGATCCAGTCCGGTCAGATCCAGTCCGGTCAGATCCAGTCCGGTCAGACCCAGTCCGGTCAGATCAAGTCCGGTCAGATCCAGTCCGGTCAGATCCAGTCCGGTCAGACCCAGTCCGGTCAGATCCAGTCCGGTCAGACCCAGTCCGGTCAGATCCAGTCCGGTCAGATCCAGTCCGGTCAGATCCACTCCGGTCAGATCCAGTCCGGTTAGACCCAGTCCGGTCAGACCCAGTCCGGTCAGACCCAGTCCGGTCAGACCCAGTCCGGTCAGATCCAGTCCGGTCAGATCCAGTCCGGTCAGATCCAGTCCGGTCAGATCCAGTCCGGTCAGATCCAGTCCGGTCAGACCCAGTCCGGTCAGATCCAGTCCGGTCAGACCCAGTCCGGTCAGATCCAGTCTGGTCAGACCCAGTCCGGTCAGACCCAGTCCGGTCAGATCCAGTCCGGTCAGATCCAGTCCGGTCAGATCCAGTCTGGTCAGACCCAGTCCGGTCAGATCCAGTCCGGTCAGATCCAGTCCAGTCAGATCCAGTCCAGTCAGACCCAGTCCGGTCAGACCCAGTCCGGTCAGATCCAGTCCGGTCAGATCCAGTCCAGTCAGATCCAGTCCGGTCAGATCCAGTCCGGTCAGATCCAGTCCGGTCAGACCCAGTCCAGTCAGACCCAGTCCAGTCAGACCCAGTCCGGTCAGATCCAGTGTGTGCTGACACATTGACTACACTTATCTATAGCGTTTACATTAATACatcttttgtatattttaGCGATCAAAGGATTGTCGGAGGAGAAAGGAGTAGAGGTGGCGGAGTGGAAGGTGGAGTAGAGGTGGCGGAGTGGAAGGTGGAGTAGAGGTGGCGGAGTGGAAGGTGGAGCAGAGGTTGAGGCGTGGAAGGTGGAGTAGAGGTGGCGGAGTGGAAGGTGGAGTAGAGGTGGCGGAGTGGAAGGTGGAGGTGGAGTAGAGGTGGCGGAGTGGAAGGTGGAGTAGAGGTGGCGGAGTGGAAGGTGGAGTAGAGGTGGCGGAGTGGAAGGTGGAGTAGAGGTGGCGGAGTGGAAGGTGGAGTAGAGGTGGCGGAGTGGAAGGTAGAAGGAGAAGTGGCGGAGTGGAAGGTGGAGCAGAGGTGGCGGAGTGGAAGGTGGAGGTGGAGTAGAGGTGGCGGAGTGGAAGGTGGAGTAGAGGTGGCGGAGTGGAAGGTGGAGTAGAGGTGGCGGAGTGGAAGGTGGAGTAGAGGTGGCGGAGTGGAAGGTGGAGTAGAGGTGGCGGAGTGGAAGGTGGAGGTGGAGTAGAGGTGGCGGAGTGGAAGGTGGAGTAGAGGTGGCGGAGTGGAAGGTGGAGTAGAGGTGGCGGAGTGGAAGGTGGAGTAGAGGTGGCGGAGTGGAAGGTGGAGTAGAGGTGGCGGAGTGGAAGGTAGAAGGAGAAGTGGCAGAGGAGTCGAAGGTCGAGTTGAGAGTGGACTAGGAGGAAGTAGAGCAGGCTGTTGATCAGTGTTCAGTGTCCAGTGACCAGCAGGCTGTTTACCAGTGACCAGTAGACTGCTGACCAGTGTCCAGTGACCAGTAGACTGCTGACCAGTGTCCAGTGACCAGCAGACTGCTGACCAGTGTCCAGTGACCAGCAGACTGCTGACCAGTGTCCAGTGACCAGCAGGCTGTTGACCAGTGTCCAGTGTCCAGTAGGCTGTTGACCAGTGATTCATCTTACTGACTTCATCAATACAGGTAAGTATTGTAGGAGATGAGAGACACACAGATGGCGCTGACAGACAGGAATAGTTCCGcaattttaattattttaGCATTCCTAAAACCCTTAAACCCCTAACCCTCCCAGCCAGTAACACACTGACATGTGGTCGCACCAGCCAGTAACACACTGACATGTGGTCGCACCTGCCAGTAACACACTGACATGTGGTCGCACCTGCCAGTAACACACTGACATGTGGTCGCACCTGCCAGTACCAGAATGACATGTGGTCGCACCAGCCAGTACCAGAATGACATGTGGTCGCACCAGCCAGTACCAGAATGACATGTGGTCGCACCAGCCAGTACCAGAATGACATGTGGTCGCACCAGTCAGTACCAGAATGACATGTGGTCGCTAGCACCAGTCAGTACCAGAATGACATGTGGTCGCACCAGCCAGTACCAGAATGACATGTGGTCGCACCAGCCAGTACCAGAATGACATGTGGTCGCACCAGCCAGTACCAGGAGACTGACGTGTGGTCGCACCAGCCAGTACCAGAATGACATGTGGTCACACCAGCCAGTACCAGAATGACATGTGGTCGCACCAGTCAGTACCAGAATGACATGTGGTCGCACCAGCCAGTACCAGAATGACATGTGGTCGCACCAGCCAGTACCAGAATGACATGTGGTTGCACCAGTCAGTACCAGAATGACATGTGGTCGCACCAGTCAGTACCAGAATGACATGTGGTCGCTAGCACCAGTCAGTACCAGAATGACATGTGGTCGCACCAGCCAGTACCAGAATGACATGTGGTCGCACCAGCCAGTACCAGAATGACATGTGGTCGCACCAGCCAGTACCAGGAGACTGACGTGTGGTCGCACCAGCCAGTACCAGAATGACATGTGGTCACACCAGCCAGTACCAGAATGACATGTGGTTGCACCAGTCAGTACCAGAATGACATGTGGTCACACCAGCCAGTTTGACACCAGTGAGGGAGCGTCACCTCTCCGATTTTACTTTTATGCTTCATGAAATTACAGTTTCATGTCCAATAATTGTCACCTATTCTAACATTAAAACTAATTGTTACGtttttcatttgtattttcacatttttagaggttaaagatttcatacaataatcataaataatcaCTTACTTTATAGCACCAGTTATTGCATAGTAATACATGAAATCATTTGACTAAACCTTAGTCTTTTAAGGCCTAGAAATACGAACAGTTCGTGAAAATACAGCCATGTTTTTAGGAAGGAATTAGTTTGAACATTGGGTCAATAACCGGAATAATACCGAGTATCGAAGACACAACTCCACAAAGACCTTGAATCCCAGAATTCGGCGCTATATAACCTAATGAACTCAGAGGTAAAACGATATCACATGAATTCTTTACACTATCCAATAAAATCACTTTGTTTTCGATTAAACATTTAACGATTATTTGCGACCAGGTGTGAGTTTTAGGTTTCACACGGTTCCCGGAATGTTTCCCCACAATCTCGTTCTTCTTCTCCTCGTAAACAATCTCTCTCATTATCGATACGTAAATCTCATTGATATCTCGAGTCAGATTTAGAATCAGCATCATCAGCCAATACTTATTCGATAACTGTGACCACGATTGAAGATCGATAGGAACCAGTTTTAAACGATTCAATAGAATGATATTATCAACTATGAGATAAAGAGCTTGCGATATTTTTGAGAGCGTCACCAATAATCTCAAAGTAAAATCATCCAATCGAACAGTCCTCAAAGCTGACAGGAGAATATCAAAACTTTTAGCAAATCTCAGaactgaaaattagaaatatcagtTCTTAAGTAATCACAAACAGTAGTACAGGAGAGTGACACAAAGAATACTGAGTCAGTCACTAATACAATAGAggatgaattgataaataccTTTTCTAGTTGTACTGATAGAATATTCGAGGTGTTTAAATTTCTTCACGAATTCTTCATTATTCGGTTTTGATTGTAAATACCACCAGATAAATTTACTGCCATATTGTACAATTctacaaatataaattacaagaagaatttcagcTACAATCTCTACATCATCCCTCTGTATACATAGTTATAGAAGGGTATAATTCAAGGGGGTTTAGGGGGACATGGTATAAACAGGTATCATTACCACAGCATACACTGTTATGAAGGGAAAATAAGTAAAGAAGGTACAGAGAATATTGCCGGTAGCCGGTATACAATGTCAGGTCACGCCCTGCTGATATTTGGCTTTGACAATGAGCCCTAACTAAGACCAAGGGGCTAGGGCTTTCATCTTTTGGGAGGGAGGATATCAATCAGTACAATTTGGAGTAAAACTGTTACTGTTAGTGACATGATTCAATGGGTTCTCATATCTATTTATTCCTTAGCATCCCCAGATGGATCAGATCAATAGAcaattttagaattaattaaactggccaatttaagaccagtggTCAACAGATGGTATCATATCCTAAACTAACATTTCACAACCTTGGATTTTAGAATAACTATCCCCAGCTTCTGATTGGACCAATTGTGGTCACATGATGTAAACAAACTGACCATACCTACTGGGGTAGAATGGACTCGCCCATCAGTTACC is a genomic window of Tubulanus polymorphus chromosome 5, tnTubPoly1.2, whole genome shotgun sequence containing:
- the LOC141905890 gene encoding peroxisomal membrane protein 11B-like gives rise to the protein MDIAGTVVKINSQTTGRDKLCRIVQYGSKFIWWYLQSKPNNEEFVKKFKHLEYSISTTRKVLRFAKSFDILLSALRTVRLDDFTLRLLVTLSKISQALYLIVDNIILLNRLKLVPIDLQSWSQLSNKYWLMMLILNLTRDINEIYVSIMREIVYEEKKNEIVGKHSGNRVKPKTHTWSQIIVKCLIENKVILLDSVKNSCDIVLPLSSLGYIAPNSGIQGLCGVVSSILGIIPVIDPMFKLIPS